Genomic window (Terriglobus sp. TAA 43):
GAAATAGGTCCGGGACAAGCAGCCTGTGTTCCCCGCGGAGCCGTGCATAGCTTCCGCAACAACACCACGGACGACGCAAAGGTGCTTTGCATCATCACACCTGCGGCCATTGGGCCGGAGTACTTCCGCGAGATAGCAGCGGTACTTAAAGCCGCGGCCGGAGGCCCGCCTGACCGCGCAAAGATGGTTGAAATCATGCACCGTCATGGACTGAAACCGGCCATACCGTCCGCTTAGAGACGGGAATGCCTGCTTACTACGCTCATCCCATGACTGCAATTGCCCGCATGAAGCGATGCCTCGGTTATTCATAATGGCAGGGAGGTGGAAGATGCAGGACGAATCCATGACAAGCATGAACGTAAGACAAGCAGTTCCGTTCTTCAACGTAGCCAACATGGAAGCGTCGCTGCGATTCTATGTGGACGGTCTCGGTTTCACCATGAAGCGCTGCTGGATTCCAGACAGCGATCAAGAGCATGACAAGCCCAACGGCAAGATCCGCTGGTGCTGGCTTGAGCTAGGCGAGGCCGCGATCATGCTGCAGGAGTACATCCCGGAACGCAAACCGAAAGAACCGCTGGGATCAGGAGTCAACATCTGCTTTCAGTGCGAGGATGCGCTGGCTCTCTATCGCGAATTCAAATCACGTGGAATACAAACCCGCAATCGTCCATTTGTAGGAAACCGGTTATGGGTGGTTCCAGTTGTCGATCCTGACGGCTACCGCATGGAATTCTCCAGTCCCACAGACGCTCCCGAAGAGAGCGAACTCGAAGAGTAGCTCTCGCATTTATAGAGACGATTGGACAGAACGCCTTGCATCGCTCACGCTGGTAGAGAGCCTTCCGCTTGAAGCCTTTGTGAGGAGCAACAGAAGCATGGATCAGTCCGTAACCATTTGGTGCAAAGCCATCCTGTTTGACATGGATGGCACACTTGTCGACTCAACTGCGGTCGTTGAACAAGGCTGGGCCAAATGGGCTTCACGTCATGGACTTCACCTCGAGTCCATCCTCAAGTTCTCGCACGGGCGTCCCGGATCTGCAACGATGGAGCACTTCCGCCCCGGGCACGATCACGCTGCAGACGTCGCAGAACTCGCAGTGCACGAAGAAACCACGCTGGAAGGCATCGTTGCCATTCCGGGCGCAATGGAATTTGTAAAAGCAATACAAGGCCATCCGTGGGCAATCGTCACATCAGCTTGGAGAACGTTGGCCACCATCCGCGTAAATGCTGCAGGACTACCAATGCCAGAAGTCCTCGTTCCAGTGGATGAGATCAGCAAGGGCAAACCAAATCCAGAAGGCTTCCTGAAAGCCGCAGAAATACTAGGCGTGCAGCCCAAAGACTGCCTCGTATTCGAAGACACACGCCCCGGCATCGACGCAGCGCTCAGCGCAGGCATGCAGGTAGTAGGCTTGCTGACGACCATGCCAGCAGAGCAACTGCAACACGATCTGTTAGTGCAAGACTTCCGCGCAGTATCCGTCACTCCGCAAGGCGATCAACTCGCAGTTTCACTGGCGCTCGCAAACAAAGCATAAGGAAGTCATCTAACTCCTCAGCCCATGTTCTGCTCCTAAAACGTGGAAAGCGCCGCACGAGCGTCCGCACCCTCAAGCCTAAGAGCAACGCGATCAGCACCGCCCTGCTGACGAAGAACAACACTGTCGTTGCGCCCGTCGCCATTGCGATGAAAGATCAAATGGAATCCATCAATACGCGTGAAGAATTCTTCTGAAGACAGCGGAAACAGTGGAATCCCATCCTCTCCCTTAGCCTGGGCATACAGCTGGCCATCCTGAAGATAGATTTTGATCAAGCCGCCATCAGCATTCTTGAACACGCCTACATCGCTACTGAGAATCGATCGATCCAACGCCACCGTTTTATAGGAACGCAGCGACGCATCCGATAGTGCTGCAAAACCAAGATCGTCAACACTCCCACCAATATTCGTCAGAATGACGACGCCACGTTTCCTATCTGCCGTAATCCCGATAAAACTCGCATAACCAAAGGTCGTGCCGTTATGCCAGATAACATCCTCAGGCTGCGATGCACGCGTCATCCACGCCATACCAATGCGCTCTGTCTTATTCACGTCACGAAGAGGCTGCTGCGCTAACTGAAACGACGTCGTCGTCGCTGTCCCGCCAATCCCCATGTTTGCCTTCAAATAGCGCAGCATATCGTTGACCGTACTATCAATGCTCCCGCACCCCGCAAGAGCATCATCAAACTGCCAATTCTCCGTCTCCCGGTTGTGATTGTTATGCCCCTTCGCGAGATGCATCTTCATAGCATCTGTAATCCCCACCGAGGTCATCGTCATTCCAAGCGGCTGAAAAATCTTCGCTCGCAAGGCGTCACCATAGTGCTGAGGCTGCGTTAAAGCGACACCCAACAATCCAAAACCAAGGTTCGAATACTCATAAGCTTCACCGGGATTGCGCTTCAATACATAGCCAGCAAGAAAGGCCTTCAACTTCACCGCACCATAATCAGCGTAAGGATTCGCCGCATCCGCAGGCCTCAGATTATCCGGCATATAAGGCAATCCAGAAGACTGCGTTGCAAGATCCGCCAGCGTGATCGAAGAACCATTGCGAGCCGGAACCTTGTAATCCGGTAGCAAAGCCGCCACCGGCGTATCAGACTTCACACGTCCTGACCGGAAAGCATCTGCCAACAACGCCCCCGTGAATGTCTTAGTGATCGAGCCAATTTCATAGACGGTGTCTCCATTTGGCTTCGCTCCATTGGTAAGCCGCCCAAATGCTTCCACCTCACTACGATCACCATCCACATACGCAATCACCAAAGTCGGATACCACCTGGCATCCACACGCGCCTTCGCCTCCTCAAGCACCCGCTGCGGTAAGAGCGATTTCCCAGAAGCGCGATCAGCTCCAGCTATCGCCTTCTGCCCGCACATCGGCAAACAAGTCATCAGAAAAACCGCCGACACAAACCTCATAACTCTCCTGAAACGAACAGGCGTTCAGGCCGCAAAGCAGCACCGATAAGAAATACGTCGATCGCCACAGCTCAGAAGGCAAAATATCGATGGCGTACATTTCAGTCCCACATCAGGAACTTACACAGATGAGGGCCTATGATTCCGCAGGCAACTCAATCGCAATAACCAGGCCACCGTTGCGTGCCGGCTGAGCGGAGATGGAACCGCCATTCGCAAGGACGGCCTGTCGCGCAATAGCGAGTCCGAGTCCCGATCCTCCGCTTATGCCAGTTGGTTCGGATCCTGACAATGTTACGAACGGTTCAAAAATTGCTTCCTCTTGTCCGGGCTTAATACCAGGTCCATCATCTCGAATAACGATGAGCCCCTTGGGCAGCGTTTCAACTCGTGAGAGCGAGACTTCGATCGTGACGTGTTGCCGCGCAAATCGAACTGCATTACGAAGAACGTTGTCTACGGCTCGTTGAAGAAGAACAGGATAACCACGAACCACGAAGCTCTCGACCACCGCAATCTCAACAGTTTTCTGATGTTGCTCGGCCTCGAACATTGCATCACGGTGCGCCTCTTCGATGATTATTCGCATATCGAAAAGAGTTGGTTCTTTATTCACTTCGTTCCCGCTCTCAATTCTCGCGAGCAACAACATCTCGTGTACCAGGCTGTTGAGGCGATACGACTCTTGGCTTATGCGCTCCAGTTCCTGTTCGAGATCCTGACCAGCTTTCCTTCGTGCCAATGCCAGCGCGATATTCAGGCGCGTAAGAGGAGAGCCGAGTTCATGCGATGCGTGCGCCAAAAAATCTTTGTATCCAATAACCAGAGACTCAATTCGTCCAGCCATCCCATTGAACGTACGAGCCAGGTCCCCCAACTCATCCTTGCGTGTTGCAAGCGGCGGCTGGACTCTCACCTTCAGATCTCCGCCTCCAAACTTCTCCGTCGCGGTATTCAGGCCGGTCAGTGGACGCACAACATAAGCCGCTACAAACAGAGAGAGAAAGCCCGCGATGAAGATCGGCGACAGTGTGCTGAGATGGCGAAATAAAAAGTGCGGCTCTGCAGAGGGAATGGTTGCTAGATAGACATTCGGCTGTGGAGCAGAATCGATGCGGAGCGCCACATCTGTGCCCTCTGGCGAAAACTTCACCACGAAGCCACCACTGTGCTCCGCGTTCTGCACCATCTGTATTTGATCGGCGGAGAGAGAACGGCCCGTAAGGTCAGTCCCGGCAGTATCGTTGGCGGCCACGAGTCGGCCATTCGCGCAAGCAGAGTCATCTTCGTGAAGTTGCGGTTGACCACTCTGATGTTGCAGCACTGCTCGTTCGGCACATCGTTCCAGCGTGTGAAACGGAACGGCCCTTGCTCCAAATGGTTTGAAGATAGATGGCAGGGATAACGCCAATAATGCAACGAGCGACATCACGGCCCAGGTGATGAGCATGGTGCGAAAGAACAACTTCATGCGCCACTCTCGCCGCTCATCTGCACGTAACAATACCCCACATTGCGAATAGACTTGATTCGCTCCGAACTATCCGGGTGTGGTCCCAGCTTTCGCCGAAGATTGTTTACAAGATTGTCGATACTGCGATCGAAGCTATTGGGCTCACGTCCGAAGATGCTGGGAATCAATTCTTCTCGAGTAAGAGGCTCTCCGGGACTCAGCAACAATAAACGAAGTAAGCCATATTCCGCTCCAGTCAGGTCAAGCCGCTGACCGGATAACAAGAGGGATCGTTCTGCTTCATACATGGCAAGGTCGCCCACCACAATCTGACCACTCCTCTCTTTGCGATGTACGCGTCGCAGTATGGACTTGATGCGAGCAACCAGTTCTTCTGGTTGGAATGGCTTGGCTAGATAGTCATCAGCGCCGCTCTCTAGTCCACGTACTCGATCCACGGACGCATCCCGCGTAGTCAGCATAAGAATCGGCGTGTCTGTGAATTCGCGTAAGCGCTTGAGCACTTCGAAACCGTCGATGCCAGGCATGCTCACATCGAGGATGATGAGAGAAAAACATCTCTGACGTGATTGAAGAAGTCC
Coding sequences:
- a CDS encoding VOC family protein; protein product: MQDESMTSMNVRQAVPFFNVANMEASLRFYVDGLGFTMKRCWIPDSDQEHDKPNGKIRWCWLELGEAAIMLQEYIPERKPKEPLGSGVNICFQCEDALALYREFKSRGIQTRNRPFVGNRLWVVPVVDPDGYRMEFSSPTDAPEESELEE
- a CDS encoding HAD-IA family hydrolase; its protein translation is MDQSVTIWCKAILFDMDGTLVDSTAVVEQGWAKWASRHGLHLESILKFSHGRPGSATMEHFRPGHDHAADVAELAVHEETTLEGIVAIPGAMEFVKAIQGHPWAIVTSAWRTLATIRVNAAGLPMPEVLVPVDEISKGKPNPEGFLKAAEILGVQPKDCLVFEDTRPGIDAALSAGMQVVGLLTTMPAEQLQHDLLVQDFRAVSVTPQGDQLAVSLALANKA
- a CDS encoding HAMP domain-containing sensor histidine kinase, translating into MKLFFRTMLITWAVMSLVALLALSLPSIFKPFGARAVPFHTLERCAERAVLQHQSGQPQLHEDDSACANGRLVAANDTAGTDLTGRSLSADQIQMVQNAEHSGGFVVKFSPEGTDVALRIDSAPQPNVYLATIPSAEPHFLFRHLSTLSPIFIAGFLSLFVAAYVVRPLTGLNTATEKFGGGDLKVRVQPPLATRKDELGDLARTFNGMAGRIESLVIGYKDFLAHASHELGSPLTRLNIALALARRKAGQDLEQELERISQESYRLNSLVHEMLLLARIESGNEVNKEPTLFDMRIIIEEAHRDAMFEAEQHQKTVEIAVVESFVVRGYPVLLQRAVDNVLRNAVRFARQHVTIEVSLSRVETLPKGLIVIRDDGPGIKPGQEEAIFEPFVTLSGSEPTGISGGSGLGLAIARQAVLANGGSISAQPARNGGLVIAIELPAES
- a CDS encoding serine hydrolase; protein product: MDARWYPTLVIAYVDGDRSEVEAFGRLTNGAKPNGDTVYEIGSITKTFTGALLADAFRSGRVKSDTPVAALLPDYKVPARNGSSITLADLATQSSGLPYMPDNLRPADAANPYADYGAVKLKAFLAGYVLKRNPGEAYEYSNLGFGLLGVALTQPQHYGDALRAKIFQPLGMTMTSVGITDAMKMHLAKGHNNHNRETENWQFDDALAGCGSIDSTVNDMLRYLKANMGIGGTATTTSFQLAQQPLRDVNKTERIGMAWMTRASQPEDVIWHNGTTFGYASFIGITADRKRGVVILTNIGGSVDDLGFAALSDASLRSYKTVALDRSILSSDVGVFKNADGGLIKIYLQDGQLYAQAKGEDGIPLFPLSSEEFFTRIDGFHLIFHRNGDGRNDSVVLRQQGGADRVALRLEGADARAALSTF
- a CDS encoding response regulator transcription factor; protein product: MTRQVVTDAGQSIPLLLIDDDRSLASLLMEYCTPAGFSIHSALSGEEGLLQSRQRCFSLIILDVSMPGIDGFEVLKRLREFTDTPILMLTTRDASVDRVRGLESGADDYLAKPFQPEELVARIKSILRRVHRKERSGQIVVGDLAMYEAERSLLLSGQRLDLTGAEYGLLRLLLLSPGEPLTREELIPSIFGREPNSFDRSIDNLVNNLRRKLGPHPDSSERIKSIRNVGYCYVQMSGESGA